In Prionailurus viverrinus isolate Anna chromosome C2, UM_Priviv_1.0, whole genome shotgun sequence, one DNA window encodes the following:
- the LRRC3B gene encoding leucine-rich repeat-containing protein 3B, which translates to MNLVDLWLTRSLSMCLLLQSFVLMILCFHSASMCPKGCLCSSSGGLNVTCSNANLKEIPRDLPPETVLLYLDSNQITSIPNEIFKDLHQLRVLNLSKNGIEFIDEHAFKGVAETLQTLDLSDNRIQSVHKNAFNNLKARARIANNPWHCDCTLQQVLRSMASNHETAHNVICKTSVLDEHAGRPFLNAANDADLCNLPKKTTDYAMLVTMFGWFTMVISYVVYYVRQNQEDARRHLEYLKSLPSRQKKADEPDDISTVV; encoded by the coding sequence ATGAATCTGGTAGACCTGTGGTTAACCCGTTCCCTCTCCATGTGTCTCCTCCTACAAAGTTTTGTTCTTATGATACTGTGCTTTCATTCAGCCAGTATGTGTCCCAAGGGctgtctctgttcttcctctgggGGTTTAAATGTCACCTGTAGCAATGCAAATCTCAAGGAAATACCTAGAGATCTTCCTCCTGAAACAGTCTTATTGTATCTGGACTCCAATCAGATCACATCTATCCCCAATGAGATTTTTAAGGACCTCCATCAACTAAGAGTTCTCAACTTGTCCAAAAACGGCATTGAGTTTATCGACGAGCATGCTTTCAAAGGAGTAGCGGAAACTTTGCAGACTCTGGACTTGTCTGACAACCGGATTCAAAGCGTGCACAAAAATGCCTTCAATAACCTGAAGGCCAGGGCCAGAATCGCCAACAACCCCTGGCACTGCGACTGTACTCTCCAGCAAGTTCTGAGGAGCATGGCATCCAACCACGAGACAGCCCACAATGTGATCTGTAAGACTTCTGTGTTGGATGAGCACGCCGGTAGACCATTCCTCAATGCTGCCAATGATGCTGACCTTTGTAACCTCCCCAAAAAGACTACCGATTATGCCATGCTGGTCACCATGTTTGGCTGGTTCACCATGGTGATCTCATATGTGGTGTATTACGTGAGGCAAAATCAGGAGGATGCCCGGAGACACCTTGAATACTTGAAATCCCTGCCCAGCAGGCAGAAGAAAGCAGATGAGCCCGATGACATTAGCACTGTGGTATAG